The proteins below come from a single Limnobaculum xujianqingii genomic window:
- a CDS encoding DedA family protein has product MGSITDLFQALLHQDFKTLANPEFLWAIYGILFLIIFLENGLLPAAFLPGDSLLLLAGALVAQGSLHFLLTILVLSTAAALGCWFSYLQGRWLGKTKTVQGWMSKIPAHYHQRAHQLFHRHGFFALLIGRFLAFVRTLLPTIAGLSALDAKRFQIFNWLSAVLWVSVVTSLGYLISLTPLYKHHEAAVMNGLMILPVALLVIGLIGSLIVVLKKKSEKKK; this is encoded by the coding sequence CTCCTGCATCAGGACTTCAAAACATTAGCTAATCCAGAATTTCTTTGGGCTATTTACGGCATCTTATTTCTGATAATTTTTTTGGAAAATGGTTTATTACCTGCAGCATTTTTGCCCGGAGATAGCCTGTTATTGCTCGCCGGTGCTCTGGTTGCTCAGGGTTCGCTACATTTTCTTCTCACGATTTTGGTTCTTTCCACCGCAGCAGCGCTAGGGTGTTGGTTTAGCTACCTTCAGGGGCGATGGTTAGGCAAAACTAAAACGGTTCAGGGCTGGATGTCGAAAATACCAGCCCACTATCATCAGCGAGCGCATCAGTTATTCCATCGTCATGGCTTCTTTGCACTGCTTATTGGTCGTTTTCTGGCATTTGTACGCACCTTATTACCAACGATTGCTGGTCTGTCGGCCCTTGATGCAAAACGCTTTCAAATTTTTAACTGGTTGAGTGCAGTGTTGTGGGTAAGCGTTGTTACCAGCTTAGGTTATCTCATTAGCCTGACACCATTATATAAGCACCATGAAGCTGCCGTTATGAATGGATTAATGATTCTACCTGTCGCCCTCCTGGTTATCGGATTGATTGGTTCTCTAATTGTAGTATTAAAGAAAAAGTCTGAGAAAAAGAAATAA